DNA sequence from the Pichia kudriavzevii chromosome 4, complete sequence genome:
TAAAAAAGCAAACGCGTTCAACAATTTTTGATCGACAAGAGATGAACGTTGCTGCACCATGATGGTAGTAGCACTAAGATAAGAGCTACTCTAGGCATGCCCCTAAGATATATCTCAGAAGATGGTGTTCATAACATTACCTCAGGGCAGGTTATCACGGAACTGGCAAGCATTGTGAAAGaacttgttgaaaactCTTTAGATGCACAGTCTACTTCCATTACGgtcaacttcaaaagatttGGTATGGACGGTATTGAAGTAATAGACAATGGAAACGGTatagaggaagaagattttgataGTCTTTGTATGAAAAACTATACATCGAAGCTCgataagtttgaaaatttagTTAAGGTTCAAACGTTAGGGTTTAGAGGTGAAGCACTAAACTCGATTTGTAATGTTGCTCAAATGATTATATCAACTGCTACACATGGTAGTGCGCCAAAGGGATATGAATTAATCTATGATAAAAGGGGCAATTTACAAAGTAAAAAACTAATTaatcaaaagaaaggtACTATTACGAGAGTGAATGAAATATTTAAAGACTTACCTGTTAGAAAGATAAACCTTGAAAAACAGCACAGAAGAGAGTTCAATCATGCTATAAATGTCTTAACATCTTACCTCATTATACGCAAGAATGTGAGGTTTATTGTTTCAAATACGGATGCTACGggaaggaagaaaatagTTTTGAAAACAGGTTGCAATAAACTGATAAAAGATAATATCATAAACGTTTATGGATCGACTGGATTGCAAGGCCTAATAGATTTTTATGCAAAGATTGATTTGGATGTGTCGATTAGTATTGATATCAATGGTCTTCTGTCCAGTGCTTCAATTGGCGATGGGAGACTAACAAAAGATAGGCAGTTTATTTACATCAACAAAAGGCCAGTGACATTTAAAAGATTGAGTAAACTAATCAATTCGACCTATAAAAGATACAACTACTTGCAAAAccctgttttttttctagatTTAGGTATACCAGAGGAtattattgatatcaaCGTGACGCCTGATAAGGGAATTGTATTACTATCTAGTAAGTACGAAAATATATTGATTGACCAATTGGAAACTAAATTTGAGGAATTTTGGGATAATTCAGGATCATATAGTATCCCACTTAACTCTTCCTATCAGGAAAAGGTGGAATCCAGAAATCAGAGTTTATCACAACCAACTTTGGAGTCTTTTGCTTTTATATCAGGAGTAGAAAATGAAGGCACTAACGATAAAGCCCATGAGGTTAGTATGGTTGAACGAGCCTCAATTAGAAACTCTAGAGTTGTGAATAGAATTGGAGTTAAGCATGAAGGTGAAGCTAGCGAGTCGAATTATAATACACAAGACGTAGAAGAGATTTCCataattgaagaaaacgcACAAGGATCGAGTTATCTTCTTGAGGAGGACACACAGATATCTTTTAGAGGTGTCTCTACAAAGAAGGATTCGGAGAGAACCAATGATGATCTTTTATTAGAAGAAAACCTAGTTCTCAGCCAACTAGAGGAATCAATTACAGCGCAAGAGGTGGGACACTCTCCGGTATCATGTTGCTCTCATAATGATCACGTGCAGGATAAGTCTCAACTCGAATCCTCACTGTTTGTTTCAGAAGACCACGTTCAGGGAATAGATCACGATGAACAAGAATCCAAAGAACCAAAGCTGATTAGCAATCATCATGAAGAGATTGAGATTTCTAGACCGGTACCCACAGAGAAGGTTGTAGAGGATAGTCCCATAGTAAAAGTGGAAAACAGTGTGACTAAACATAAAATATCCATTTCAGATGAAGATCTAAAGCTTTTTCGGCTGAAAGAAACTTGCGAAATTTCTGCTAACTGCGAGAAGACGCTGACACCCTCTGATATTACCGATAGAGAAGGGTCGGAGCGTTACTTATCGCTTTCAATACACAAAAAGGATTTCAAGAACATGAAGGTTATTGGTCAGTTTAATAAGGGATTTATTATTGTGTATAAAGAGGATACCGGTGATCTGCTTATCGTTGACCAACATGCATCAGatgaaaagtttaattttgaaaacctGCTTGCTAATACAACATTTAAAGATCAACCATTGGTTGTTCCTCAAAGAGTAGAGGTGAGCTCAATGGAAAAGTTGATCATACTGGCAAATTTGAAtacatttgaaaagaatggATTTAGGTTCAAAACAataaatgagaaaaatgatGGAGATGACTCCATACACGAGGAACTATACTTAACAAGTTTACCATACTCAAAGAATACAATCTTTACTACAAACGATATGAACGAATTGATTCAATTAGTGCAGGAAAGAGGGGTatctatttcttcaataccCAGGCCATCAAAAGTTAGATCGATGTTTGCTATGAGAGCGTGTAGATCCAGTATCATGATTGGCCAGGCTTTGAACAGGACTAAAATGGAAACTATAGTGCAAAATCTATCCGTACTCGACAAGCCTTGGAATTGCCCACATGGAAGACCAACAATGAGACacattttgaatataaacAAATGGAAACCGTTTGACGAAGATTATCTATGAAGCTTTTAAATGCAATATTAGATTATTATGCGAAGACCCAGATGTACTTTTGTTCTCATACTTCAGAATAACAGTAACCATCTGGATATTATAATTTAATAATTGAGTTCTcccaaaaaggaaatttaTGTATTATGAATCAACAAGatgaaactttttcttttttcttgttttcaaacAGCTTTATCTCAAATAGCTAAATACTGTCTCTGcataaaataaattaagATGGAAATCCTCTTGATGTGCTGAAAAAGCAGCCGTATTTTCCTATAGATTTTTTCTGCTAAATCGAAGTATACTTTAATAATAGCATTGTTCTCATCATGAGTATACACGATGATTTCACATATTCGATAGATCCTGAAAACATCTTAGTGAACTATACCAGCTTCGAAGGGCCAGTAACGGCCACTCTTGGTAGTTTTGATGAGTACATGAAAACAGTGGTGGTTCTGGGTATAATTTTTGGTACACGGATCGGCTTATCTGTGGTATCTTTCCCTGTTATATTTATGATtaccaaaaataaaaaatcacCTATTTTTGTGCTGAATATGACCTGCTTGGGATTGCTTTTCTTACAATCATGCCTTTATGCCGTCACGTTGACCCGAACGTACAATACTATTTCATATAGATTTTCACATTCCGGTGAAATCAATTATGCAGCAAGCACGTTATCCGTTGTCTCCAACCTTTTTTACATTCTTTTGATTACATTTGTGGAGATTTCCTTCTGCTACCAGGTTTAcatcattttttcatctccACAAAAAAACCTAAAGAGATTGAGTTACCTAGCAACAGCTTTTTCCGCTGCTCTGGGCATGGCATCCATTGCTCTTTATTTTACTTTCATGGTTTACTCCAACCTTGCATTTTTCGACAATAATGTGAGTGTCCCATCGTACCTATCAAACACGCCACTGATTTTGTTTGTAACGTCTTCTTGTGCAGTATGTTTACTGTTGCTACTAAAACTAGCTTTTGCTATTAGAACCAGACGTTATCTTGGGTTAAAACAGTTTAATTTGTTccatattttatttattatgGCATTTCAGACAATGGTCATCCCGACAATTTTAATCTTGATCTCCTTCAATGCTTTTTCTGATTCGGATCAGTACTCTTCTCAAACGTTTTCAGCGCTAGGGACTGCACTGATTACTATTTCTTTGCCATTGACCACAATGTGGGCAAACTCATCAGTATCCAGTTCAAGCCCTACTTCAAGTTATAATGTCGGCTCTCCCGGCAGTTTTTCTTCTAGTGACGACAACAAAACTGATATCGAATCACCAAATAGCTACTACGGTAAAATTTCGGATGATATAGAGAGAAGTGACTCTATgtatgaaaatgaaaatcatTCAACGGTTGACAATACAATGAGTCTTGTCAGTCCAGCAACTCAAAACGATCGTGAGTTTTGgaaagaagttgaattaTACACAAAAGACCTGGGTAAAGCCAATGAGAAAGATGGCATTGAGCAGAGACTATTATCGGAAGTTCAACTTGAATCTAAATCCTAGTTTAATTCCACGACATCTACTTaaacatttctttttggttgGCTTGGATGTCcctttccatttttttctccaaactCTGCTTTTTATTTCTCGGCTTTATAAAGATTAActacattttcaaaagagcGTGTGTAACTTCTAGGCACCTTTAAATTAATTGTCTTTTCGATTATCTCTAAAACATACAAAACTTatatatattgaaaaaaaaaagttcaaaaacTGGAACTAGTCCATTATCTCAGGGATGAAGGCCTGTGAATCTTCAGTATTTAGGGCATTGTAGAGAGTGTTAAGTTCTTCAGTGCTTGGGCAatccaaatcaacaaatgatttcaaaatatctaTCAGCGGCTCTGAATAAGCAATAGATTCTGTCACATTATCATAAAGAATAGTACTATTAGCGGATAGAGCTTCCCTATTATATGTCGAACCATTCTTATCCCTTAACGTATACTGGTGTAACACGCTTCCTGTTCCGTGATTTccatttggagaaattgtAAACTCAGCTGTTCCATTTTCCCTTGCATATCTTTCGGCCAACAATTTGTCATCCTTATAAGCGGCTGAACCGATACTGAGCGACAGGTCAACGTGGAATGGAATCTCTTTGGGCAATAAAGGTGTCAAAAATGACAGTTTACTTGCTAGTGTGGCGTTTGTAAGGCTTTGTGAATCCTTCAAAAGAGAGTTGTCGTCACCAATGACTTTGATCGAAGTGTTAGAAGACGGAATGTACAATCCAGTCTGGACATCTGCATTTTTGGTAAGTACAATCATAGAAGTCTGCTTAATGGTGTTCTCGTAAGAATAAAGAAGATTGGATTCATTACcatctttgaaaacatgTGTGAGGTTTGTTAAGAAAGTGTTTGAATATGTAGCTTTAAGAATCTGAGTTAGCATTCCGCTAAATGGAGGATTAACAGCAAATCTTTTGACTTTTGTGGAGTTATCAAATGAATGAATGTCACCAtatgaaaaatcaatagtTTCATCCTCCCAGATGGCTAGAGTAGCAGATGTTATCCAATTTGAACCAATGCCCGATTTGGCAGTAGCTGAATCCACATCATCGAtacaatttgaaatttcaatttctaaTTCTGCAGACTCATCCCAAAGCAAAGGAATAATTGGAGTCAAATCAACACGGTAAGGAATCAAATCAAACGCACCTGTAGAAACAATTGAATTCCAAAGACTTGGAGCAATACCGCCTGTAAAAATATATGGCGTTGGGTTGGTACTATGGACACGGA
Encoded proteins:
- a CDS encoding uncharacterized protein (PKUD0D06500; similar to Saccharomyces cerevisiae YFL026W (STE2); ancestral locus Anc_8.45) translates to MSIHDDFTYSIDPENILVNYTSFEGPVTATLGSFDEYMKTVVVLGIIFGTRIGLSVVSFPVIFMITKNKKSPIFVLNMTCLGLLFLQSCLYAVTLTRTYNTISYRFSHSGEINYAASTLSVVSNLFYILLITFVEISFCYQVYIIFSSPQKNLKRLSYLATAFSAALGMASIALYFTFMVYSNLAFFDNNVSVPSYLSNTPLILFVTSSCAVCLLLLLKLAFAIRTRRYLGLKQFNLFHILFIMAFQTMVIPTILILISFNAFSDSDQYSSQTFSALGTALITISLPLTTMWANSSVSSSSPTSSYNVGSPGSFSSSDDNKTDIESPNSYYGKISDDIERSDSMYENENHSTVDNTMSLVSPATQNDREFWKEVELYTKDLGKANEKDGIEQRLLSEVQLESKS
- a CDS encoding uncharacterized protein (PKUD0D06490; similar to Saccharomyces cerevisiae YNL082W (PMS1); ancestral locus Anc_2.212) translates to MPLRYISEDGVHNITSGQVITELASIVKELVENSLDAQSTSITVNFKRFGMDGIEVIDNGNGIEEEDFDSLCMKNYTSKLDKFENLVKVQTLGFRGEALNSICNVAQMIISTATHGSAPKGYELIYDKRGNLQSKKLINQKKGTITRVNEIFKDLPVRKINLEKQHRREFNHAINVLTSYLIIRKNVRFIVSNTDATGRKKIVLKTGCNKLIKDNIINVYGSTGLQGLIDFYAKIDLDVSISIDINGLLSSASIGDGRLTKDRQFIYINKRPVTFKRLSKLINSTYKRYNYLQNPVFFLDLGIPEDIIDINVTPDKGIVLLSSKYENILIDQLETKFEEFWDNSGSYSIPLNSSYQEKVESRNQSLSQPTLESFAFISGVENEGTNDKAHEVSMVERASIRNSRVVNRIGVKHEGEASESNYNTQDVEEISIIEENAQGSSYLLEEDTQISFRGVSTKKDSERTNDDLLLEENLVLSQLEESITAQEVGHSPVSCCSHNDHVQDKSQLESSLFVSEDHVQGIDHDEQESKEPKLISNHHEEIEISRPVPTEKVVEDSPIVKVENSVTKHKISISDEDLKLFRLKETCEISANCEKTLTPSDITDREGSERYLSLSIHKKDFKNMKVIGQFNKGFIIVYKEDTGDLLIVDQHASDEKFNFENLLANTTFKDQPLVVPQRVEVSSMEKLIILANLNTFEKNGFRFKTINEKNDGDDSIHEELYLTSLPYSKNTIFTTNDMNELIQLVQERGVSISSIPRPSKVRSMFAMRACRSSIMIGQALNRTKMETIVQNLSVLDKPWNCPHGRPTMRHILNINKWKPFDEDYL